The Chloracidobacterium sp. genomic sequence ATTCGGCAATGAAAAGTTCACCGAATGCCGCGAGCCAGCCGTACGATCTTCAGTTTATCGATACGATGACCGCCCATCACAAGGGAGCCGTGGACATGGCGAAGATGGTTGAGGGCAAAACGCAAAATCCCGACATCAAGAAGTTTGCCGCACAGATCATCGCAGATCAAGAAAAAGAGATCAGCCAAATGAAAGACTGGCGGGAGAAGTGGTTCGCGGGCAAACCGGCGGCCATGAACATGGAAATGCCGGGCATGATGGATTCCATGAAGATGGATATGGCAAAGCTTACAAATTCGAAAGACAAAGACTTTGACCTCGCGTTTATCGACATGATGACTCCTCATCACGTT encodes the following:
- a CDS encoding DUF305 domain-containing protein, coding for MKTLLLTATLGLGAIGLAACGQTGSNANSMNHNAMMTNSNSSMNMNGMDHNSMPINSNMSMDHSAMKSSPNAASQPYDLQFIDTMTAHHKGAVDMAKMVEGKTQNPDIKKFAAQIIADQEKEISQMKDWREKWFAGKPAAMNMEMPGMMDSMKMDMAKLTNSKDKDFDLAFIDMMTPHHVGAVTMAKEALQKSEKAEIKTLAGQIIKAQEAEIKMMSEWKAKWSK